Proteins from a genomic interval of Afifella aestuarii:
- a CDS encoding isochorismatase family protein — protein sequence MNVINKVDWTIRAERSALLIHDMQPHYCEALDETVRTDLADQISRLARLCAARAMPIFVSQVPPARLDCERGLMRDMWGRGPADGVSAENAGRMTNAPALDPALDLDGLSLIPVTKRSYSAFYGNDFEVMLRRLGRDNVIITGLYTSIGCLSTAMDAFMRDIRPFMVADALADFSKSEHEAGLKKAAQTCARIVETTEAVEHLQARRRQRPSTWAFDVC from the coding sequence GTGAATGTGATCAACAAGGTCGATTGGACGATCCGTGCCGAGCGATCGGCGCTTCTAATCCACGACATGCAGCCGCATTACTGCGAGGCTCTCGACGAGACGGTACGCACCGACCTCGCCGATCAGATCTCGCGGCTTGCCAGGCTCTGTGCGGCGCGTGCGATGCCGATCTTCGTCTCGCAGGTGCCGCCGGCCCGGCTTGATTGCGAGCGCGGCCTGATGCGCGACATGTGGGGAAGGGGACCGGCTGACGGCGTCTCTGCCGAGAACGCGGGGCGGATGACGAATGCACCCGCCCTCGACCCCGCGCTCGATCTTGATGGCCTGTCGCTGATCCCTGTGACGAAGCGCAGCTATTCGGCCTTCTACGGCAACGATTTCGAGGTCATGCTTCGCCGGCTCGGCCGCGACAACGTGATCATCACCGGCCTCTATACGTCGATCGGCTGTCTTTCGACGGCGATGGACGCCTTCATGCGCGATATCCGCCCGTTCATGGTGGCCGATGCGCTCGCCGACTTCTCCAAATCCGAACACGAGGCCGGCCTCAAGAAGGCGGCGCAGACCTGCGCGCGTATCGTGGAGACGACGGAAGCGGTCGAACATCTGCAGGCACGTCGCCGGCAGCGGCCGTCCACTTGGGCGTTTGATGTTTGCTGA
- a CDS encoding spermidine synthase, which produces MSALFAELDYRPTPIGPVSLRRRRELRLGVDIFEIKLGEEFLMSSLFTASEIALARLGIAALAGNDHDILVGGLGLGYTACEVLRHDAVGSLLVVEFLDPVIEWHRTGLLPNGAMMEADPRCRIVNGDFFAGAASAAGFDPETEARRFDAILLDIDHSPEALLDARSTSFYRQEGLAALAAHVKPGGIFALWSDALPDDTFTERLRAVFDEAWVEPVTFHNPLQDRPFTQSVYLARKAVGSSAGA; this is translated from the coding sequence ATGAGTGCTCTTTTTGCCGAACTCGACTACCGCCCGACACCGATCGGCCCCGTCAGCCTGCGCCGGCGGCGCGAGTTGCGGCTGGGCGTCGACATCTTCGAAATCAAGCTCGGCGAGGAATTCCTCATGTCGAGCCTTTTCACAGCTTCCGAGATTGCGCTTGCGCGTCTCGGCATTGCGGCGCTTGCCGGCAATGACCACGACATCCTCGTGGGCGGGCTCGGCCTTGGCTACACCGCCTGCGAAGTGCTGCGCCACGATGCTGTCGGCTCGCTCCTCGTCGTCGAATTCCTGGATCCCGTCATCGAATGGCATCGCACGGGGCTCCTGCCGAACGGAGCGATGATGGAAGCGGATCCGCGCTGTCGGATCGTCAACGGCGATTTCTTCGCCGGCGCTGCCAGCGCGGCGGGGTTCGACCCTGAGACGGAGGCCCGCCGCTTCGATGCCATCCTCCTCGATATCGACCATTCGCCGGAAGCGCTGCTCGATGCGCGCAGCACGAGCTTTTACCGTCAGGAAGGTCTTGCCGCGCTCGCGGCCCATGTGAAGCCCGGCGGCATTTTCGCGCTCTGGTCCGACGCCTTGCCGGATGACACGTTCACCGAGCGCCTCAGAGCCGTCTTCGACGAGGCCTGGGTGGAACCGGTCACGTTTCACAATCCCCTTCAGGATCGCCCTTTCACGCAGAGCGTCTATCTGGCGCGCAAAGCAGTCGGCTCTTCGGCCGGCGCGTGA
- the betC gene encoding choline-sulfatase, which translates to MSRPNILIFMVDQLNGTLFPDGPTGFLKTPALSKLAERSLRFQNCYTASPLCAPARASFMSGQLPRRTGVYDNAAEFVSSIPTYAHHLRRSGYQTALSGKMHFVGPDQLHGFEERLTTDVYPADFGWTPDYRKPGERIDWWYHNLGSVTGAGVAEITNQLEYDDEVAYHANRKLYDLARGHVSKPWCLTVSFTHPHDPYVARRKYWDRYADCEELSPRIGEIPFGAQDAHSKRLLEACDYLNFDISHEDIRRSRRAYFANISYLDDKVGEILDTLERCRMAENTIILFLSDHGDMLGERGLWFKMSFFEGSARVPLMVAAPGLAPGLIETPVSTLDVVPTLADLAGIDLSEIMPWTDGRSLLPLASSGAQHGPILMEYAAEGSIAPLVAIREGKWKFVFCEVDPPLLFNLESDPDEMTNLADDPACQDEIDRFMALVREKWNLKAFDAEVRESQARRWVVYEALRNGAYFPWDYQPLQRASERYMRNHMDLNILEDAQRFPRGE; encoded by the coding sequence ATGAGCCGACCCAACATCCTGATCTTCATGGTCGACCAGCTCAACGGGACGCTGTTTCCGGACGGGCCGACTGGCTTCCTGAAGACGCCGGCATTGAGCAAGCTCGCCGAGCGATCGCTGCGTTTTCAGAACTGCTATACGGCGAGCCCGCTGTGCGCGCCGGCGCGCGCCTCCTTCATGAGCGGGCAATTGCCGCGGCGCACCGGCGTCTACGACAACGCAGCCGAATTCGTCTCCTCGATCCCGACCTACGCCCATCATCTGCGCCGGTCCGGCTACCAGACGGCCCTCTCGGGAAAAATGCATTTCGTCGGACCAGACCAGCTGCACGGCTTCGAAGAGCGGCTGACGACCGACGTCTATCCGGCGGATTTCGGCTGGACACCGGATTATCGCAAACCCGGCGAGCGCATCGATTGGTGGTACCACAATCTCGGCTCCGTCACCGGCGCGGGCGTAGCAGAGATCACCAACCAGCTCGAATATGACGACGAGGTCGCCTACCACGCCAACCGCAAGCTCTACGATCTGGCGCGGGGGCATGTCTCAAAGCCCTGGTGCCTCACCGTTTCCTTCACCCATCCGCACGACCCCTATGTGGCGCGGCGGAAATACTGGGATCGCTATGCGGATTGCGAAGAGCTTTCGCCAAGAATCGGAGAGATCCCCTTCGGCGCGCAGGATGCGCATTCCAAACGCCTCCTGGAAGCCTGCGACTATCTCAACTTCGACATCAGCCACGAGGACATCCGCCGCTCGAGGCGCGCCTATTTCGCCAACATCTCCTATCTCGACGACAAGGTCGGCGAGATCCTCGACACGCTCGAGCGCTGTCGCATGGCGGAAAACACCATCATCCTCTTCCTCTCCGACCATGGCGACATGCTGGGCGAGCGCGGCCTGTGGTTCAAAATGAGCTTCTTCGAAGGCTCGGCCCGGGTCCCCTTGATGGTCGCGGCGCCCGGCCTCGCACCGGGCCTCATCGAGACGCCCGTCTCCACCCTCGATGTCGTGCCGACGCTCGCCGATCTTGCCGGCATCGATCTGTCGGAAATCATGCCCTGGACGGACGGGCGCAGCTTGTTGCCACTCGCATCGAGCGGAGCCCAGCATGGTCCGATCCTCATGGAATATGCAGCCGAGGGGTCGATCGCCCCGCTCGTCGCCATCCGCGAGGGCAAATGGAAGTTCGTCTTTTGCGAGGTCGACCCGCCGCTTCTCTTCAATCTTGAGAGCGACCCGGACGAGATGACGAACCTCGCGGACGATCCGGCCTGCCAGGACGAGATCGACCGCTTCATGGCGCTTGTGCGCGAGAAGTGGAACCTCAAGGCCTTTGACGCAGAGGTGCGCGAGAGCCAGGCGCGGCGCTGGGTGGTCTACGAGGCGCTCCGGAACGGCGCCTATTTCCCGTGGGATTATCAGCCGCTGCAGCGGGCCTCGGAGCGCTATATGCGCAACCATATGGATTTGAACATTCTGGAAGACGCGCAGCGCTTTCCGCGCGGCGAGTGA
- a CDS encoding type II toxin-antitoxin system HicB family antitoxin has protein sequence MHQYIGLIHKEEGSDYGVSFPDFPGVATAGTSLDDARAMAEEALALHVDGLLEDGEPIPLPSSLEEVMAAPEHRDGVAILVALKAEPKKAVRVNVTLPEDVLAEIDAFAASHGFTRSGFLAAAAKKIMAAG, from the coding sequence ATGCATCAATATATCGGCCTGATCCACAAGGAAGAGGGGAGCGATTACGGCGTCTCCTTCCCGGATTTCCCGGGCGTGGCGACGGCTGGCACCTCCCTTGATGACGCACGTGCCATGGCCGAGGAAGCGCTGGCGTTGCATGTCGACGGGCTTCTCGAAGACGGCGAGCCGATCCCGCTGCCTTCGAGCCTTGAGGAGGTGATGGCTGCTCCTGAGCATCGTGATGGCGTGGCCATTCTCGTCGCGCTGAAGGCTGAACCGAAGAAGGCGGTGCGCGTCAACGTCACGCTGCCAGAGGATGTCCTGGCTGAGATCGATGCCTTCGCCGCGTCCCACGGTTTCACGCGCTCCGGTTTCCTCGCCGCGGCGGCTAAGAAGATCATGGCCGCGGGATAG
- a CDS encoding MFS transporter has translation MTQRGHGSLAVYFGAVFAFAVTMVGTTMPTPLYPLYRGLFGFSELTITVIFAVYALGVMAALIITGRWSDQFGRRPLLFAGLAASALSDLVFWNAGGLGMILFGRVLSGISAGIFTGTATVALIELAPERIKRWGTFFATSANMGGLGLGPMFAGGLAEYLPAPLVLPYALHFLLALLACLCVWRAPETVTRPDKVRLKLQRLAVPREVRAAFVPAGIAAFAGFMVCGFFTAVAPAFLGEELGYDNHLVIGFVSGILFIASTVGQLLQSNFPSGRRLPIGCAILLTGVVVIAVGLGSEMLSAIIAGVLIAGFGHGVAFRAGLGAVADASPPDERASVVSTFFIVAYVAISFPVIGIGLAGASLGLKTASLAFSAIAAVLCCLALVLLLRGGGARPQNAFPARE, from the coding sequence GTGACACAACGAGGCCATGGCAGCCTGGCGGTTTATTTCGGCGCCGTCTTCGCCTTTGCCGTCACCATGGTGGGCACCACCATGCCGACGCCGCTTTATCCTCTCTATCGCGGTCTTTTCGGATTTTCCGAGCTGACGATCACGGTGATCTTTGCCGTCTATGCGCTCGGCGTCATGGCGGCGCTCATCATCACCGGGCGCTGGTCCGACCAGTTCGGCCGCCGGCCGCTGCTGTTTGCGGGCCTCGCTGCCTCGGCGCTGAGCGATCTCGTCTTCTGGAATGCCGGCGGGCTCGGCATGATCCTTTTCGGGCGCGTTCTCTCAGGGATTTCGGCCGGCATCTTCACCGGCACCGCGACCGTGGCGCTCATCGAACTCGCGCCGGAGCGTATCAAGCGCTGGGGCACGTTTTTTGCGACCTCCGCCAATATGGGCGGTCTCGGGCTCGGGCCGATGTTTGCCGGCGGCCTGGCGGAGTATCTGCCGGCGCCCCTCGTTTTGCCCTATGCGCTGCATTTCCTGCTGGCGCTTCTGGCATGCCTCTGCGTCTGGCGTGCGCCCGAAACCGTGACGCGGCCGGACAAGGTGCGGCTGAAGCTTCAGCGCCTTGCCGTCCCGCGCGAGGTGCGGGCCGCCTTTGTGCCGGCCGGCATCGCCGCCTTTGCGGGCTTCATGGTTTGCGGCTTCTTTACCGCCGTGGCGCCGGCTTTTCTGGGGGAAGAGCTCGGCTACGACAACCATCTCGTCATCGGCTTCGTTTCGGGCATCTTGTTCATCGCCTCGACCGTCGGCCAGCTTCTGCAAAGCAATTTTCCGAGCGGAAGGCGGCTGCCGATCGGTTGCGCCATTCTCCTGACGGGCGTCGTCGTTATCGCGGTGGGCCTCGGCAGCGAGATGCTGTCGGCCATCATTGCGGGCGTTTTGATCGCCGGCTTCGGTCACGGCGTCGCGTTTCGGGCGGGGCTCGGCGCCGTGGCGGATGCGAGCCCACCCGACGAGCGGGCGAGCGTCGTGTCGACCTTCTTCATCGTCGCCTATGTGGCGATCTCGTTTCCCGTCATCGGCATCGGGCTCGCCGGGGCCTCGCTCGGCCTCAAGACGGCAAGCCTCGCATTCTCCGCGATCGCGGCCGTCCTCTGCTGCCTCGCCCTCGTTCTCCTGTTGCGGGGCGGCGGCGCACGACCTCAGAACGCCTTCCCAGCCCGCGAATGA
- a CDS encoding class I SAM-dependent methyltransferase, which yields MAGRSGQLCPVCRGEDVELFLTVEGKDYWRCTTCAARYLDPAQRPSPAEERAHYLTHENDPDDPGYRRWLSRLTRPLLERLSPGANGLDYGCGPGPALAKMFGEAGHHMAVYDPIFAPDPAPLDDRYDVVTCTETAEHFHDPAAEFDRLASLLKPGGLLGVMTIFQTDDARFANWRYRRDPTHVVFYRADTFRLIAARRGLTCEIVEKDVVLMQKGG from the coding sequence ATGGCGGGTAGGAGCGGTCAACTCTGTCCGGTTTGTCGGGGAGAGGATGTCGAGCTTTTTCTCACCGTCGAGGGCAAAGACTATTGGCGGTGTACGACCTGCGCCGCCCGCTATCTCGATCCTGCCCAGCGCCCGTCCCCGGCCGAAGAGCGCGCGCATTATCTGACGCATGAGAACGACCCGGACGATCCGGGCTACCGCCGCTGGCTGTCGCGGCTGACGCGCCCGCTCCTGGAACGCCTTTCCCCCGGCGCGAACGGCCTCGATTACGGCTGCGGTCCCGGGCCTGCGCTGGCGAAGATGTTCGGCGAGGCCGGGCATCATATGGCGGTCTATGACCCGATCTTCGCGCCCGATCCTGCCCCGCTTGATGACCGCTACGATGTCGTCACCTGCACGGAGACGGCCGAACATTTTCACGATCCGGCCGCGGAATTCGACCGTCTCGCGAGCCTCCTGAAGCCCGGCGGTCTTCTCGGCGTGATGACCATCTTCCAAACCGACGATGCCCGCTTTGCGAACTGGCGCTATCGCCGCGACCCGACCCATGTCGTCTTCTACCGTGCCGACACCTTCCGCCTGATCGCCGCCCGCCGCGGCCTCACCTGCGAGATCGTCGAAAAAGACGTCGTGCTGATGCAAAAGGGCGGGTGA
- a CDS encoding DUF523 domain-containing protein: MPSRILVSACLLGETVRYDGDTRPLHHPALARWRAEGRVVGICPELIGGFSVPRRPAEIADGRSGDDVLAGCGRVVDTSGADVTDGFLAGARAALQIARAQNCSFALLIDGSPSCGSHLIYDGSFGGRKHAAMGVTSALLRANGIEVFADHEIDALAERLGSS, translated from the coding sequence ATGCCATCGCGGATTCTCGTCAGTGCCTGTCTTCTGGGCGAAACCGTTCGTTATGACGGCGATACGCGCCCGCTTCACCATCCGGCGCTTGCCAGGTGGCGAGCCGAAGGCCGTGTCGTCGGCATCTGCCCCGAACTCATCGGCGGTTTTTCCGTACCGAGAAGGCCGGCCGAGATCGCAGACGGGCGGAGTGGCGACGACGTTCTTGCCGGATGCGGCCGGGTCGTCGACACTTCCGGAGCCGACGTGACGGACGGATTTCTCGCCGGCGCAAGGGCTGCGCTTCAGATCGCGCGCGCGCAAAACTGCTCCTTCGCGCTCCTCATCGACGGCAGCCCCTCCTGCGGCAGCCACCTCATCTACGACGGCAGCTTCGGCGGCCGAAAACACGCCGCCATGGGCGTGACGAGCGCATTGTTGCGGGCAAACGGTATCGAGGTCTTTGCCGATCACGAGATCGACGCACTCGCGGAGCGTCTCGGCTCGTCGTAG
- a CDS encoding sigma 54-interacting transcriptional regulator, protein MTNSTPVALVVDDDQAICHMLKAVLQKEGLEVVVAKDGLEGVETFRRQHADVVLLDIRMPRMNGLDALKAIVEIDRTAQIVLMTAFAEVGTAVQAMKDGAFDYVLKPFDLDEIRMLVRRILEIRAMRHDIASLRRELSERYGAEGILTNNPRMIEQRQTIAKVARSNATVLIQGESGTGKELVAAAIHYGSARAAHPFVKVNCAAIPEGLHESEFFGHEKGSFTGAASRHRGRFEQAEHGTLFLDEIGEISPGLQAKLLRVLQEHEFERVGGGTPIKADVRIVAATNRNLQEMVREGTFRQDLYFRLNVVTLETIPLRDRPEDVRLLSEHFLERFCAENNFVIRGFDTSAMDCLLAWPWPGNVRELANAIEHAVVMCTTNVITVEDLPASITGASEGLADTGNLDATMRKGSLRELVNEFESQVIRNALTRNSGNRSHTAVELGISRRTLLYKLQEYGLASASGEAES, encoded by the coding sequence ATGACCAATTCCACACCCGTCGCTCTCGTCGTCGATGACGACCAGGCCATCTGCCACATGCTCAAGGCGGTCCTCCAGAAGGAAGGCCTTGAGGTCGTCGTGGCCAAAGACGGGCTGGAGGGGGTGGAGACCTTCCGGCGCCAGCATGCGGATGTGGTGCTGCTCGACATCCGCATGCCGCGCATGAACGGGCTCGATGCGCTGAAAGCCATCGTGGAGATCGACCGCACCGCGCAGATCGTGCTGATGACGGCCTTCGCCGAGGTCGGCACCGCCGTGCAGGCGATGAAGGACGGCGCCTTCGATTACGTCCTGAAACCCTTCGATCTCGACGAGATCCGCATGCTGGTGCGCCGGATCCTGGAGATCCGGGCGATGCGCCACGACATCGCCTCACTGCGGCGCGAATTGTCCGAGCGCTACGGCGCGGAAGGCATTTTGACCAACAATCCGCGCATGATCGAGCAGCGGCAGACGATCGCCAAGGTCGCACGCAGCAATGCGACCGTGCTCATCCAGGGCGAGAGCGGCACCGGCAAGGAGCTCGTCGCCGCCGCCATCCATTACGGCAGCGCCCGCGCGGCACATCCCTTCGTCAAGGTGAATTGCGCCGCGATCCCGGAAGGGCTGCACGAAAGCGAGTTCTTCGGCCACGAAAAGGGCTCCTTTACCGGCGCCGCAAGCCGGCATCGCGGCCGCTTCGAGCAGGCCGAACACGGCACCCTCTTCCTCGATGAGATCGGCGAGATTTCTCCGGGCCTGCAGGCGAAGCTGTTGCGGGTTCTGCAGGAGCACGAATTCGAGCGCGTCGGCGGTGGCACGCCGATCAAGGCCGATGTGCGCATCGTGGCGGCGACCAACCGCAATCTTCAGGAGATGGTGCGGGAGGGGACGTTCCGGCAGGATCTCTATTTCCGCCTCAACGTCGTCACGCTCGAGACCATTCCGCTGCGCGACCGGCCGGAGGATGTGCGGCTGCTCTCGGAGCATTTTCTGGAGCGCTTCTGCGCGGAAAACAATTTTGTCATCCGCGGATTCGACACCTCGGCGATGGACTGCCTGCTCGCCTGGCCGTGGCCCGGCAATGTGCGCGAGCTCGCCAATGCCATCGAACATGCCGTCGTCATGTGCACGACCAATGTCATCACGGTCGAGGACCTTCCCGCCTCCATCACCGGGGCGAGCGAGGGACTTGCCGACACCGGCAACCTCGATGCGACGATGCGCAAAGGCTCCTTGCGCGAGCTCGTCAACGAGTTCGAAAGCCAGGTGATCCGCAACGCGCTGACGCGCAACTCGGGCAATCGCAGCCATACCGCCGTCGAGCTCGGCATCAGCCGGCGCACGCTTCTCTACAAGCTGCAGGAATACGGCCTCGCCTCGGCCTCGGGAGAGGCGGAAAGCTGA
- a CDS encoding type II toxin-antitoxin system HicA family toxin has translation MDSGTVLKLLKLDGWYEVTRRGSHLQMKHSEKAGRVTLPHPKRDIPLGTLKSIEKQSWLKLK, from the coding sequence ATGGATAGCGGGACTGTCCTCAAACTTCTGAAGCTGGACGGCTGGTACGAAGTTACCCGCCGTGGAAGCCATCTTCAGATGAAACATTCTGAGAAGGCTGGCCGGGTGACACTCCCGCATCCGAAGCGCGACATCCCGCTCGGAACGCTAAAAAGCATCGAAAAACAGTCGTGGCTGAAGCTGAAATGA
- a CDS encoding ABC transporter ATP-binding protein yields the protein MGRVKFNLRGDVFSAVLGFAFARWREQPGRVALIAGMVILATLAEVFTPLFAGRIVDAIAAGAADPDARHSAIVAFLAVTSLGLAAVGLRQLVFFQIITLTLKMIREVAEDAFHRIQRFSTDWHANAFAGSTVRKITRGMWALDLLNDTLLIALLPSFVVLVGATALLGAFWPVMGLVIGLGALAYIAVTVTLSVGWVAPAATLANAWDTRLGGALADAVSCNAVVKAFGAEDREEAGLTRILAKWQHRTRRTWRRGTVGAGAQGLMMVVIQAGILGVALVLWQRGAASAGDVAFVLTMFFVVQGHLRDIGMHIRNLQRSVNDLEELVALNRVPIAIADRPGAGEAKIAAGQIVFDHVDFHYGNHTTPLYRDFSVKIAAGERVGLVGHSGSGKTTFVKLIQRLYDVTGGQILIDGEDIAAVRQASLRRKIAIVQQEPVLFHRSLADNIAYGRPGASQAEIEQAARLAHADEFISRLPEGYRTMVGERGIKLSGGERQRVALARAFLVDAPILILDEATSALDSESEVLIQDAMEHLMVGRTTLVIAHRLSTVRALDRILVFDRGQIVEEGDHAALIGREGGIYRRLFERQALELTKGLVM from the coding sequence ATCGGGCGGGTGAAGTTCAATCTTCGCGGCGATGTGTTCTCCGCGGTTCTGGGCTTTGCCTTCGCGCGCTGGCGCGAGCAGCCGGGGCGTGTCGCGCTGATTGCCGGTATGGTGATCCTCGCCACCTTGGCGGAAGTCTTCACGCCGCTTTTCGCCGGCCGCATCGTTGATGCGATCGCCGCAGGCGCGGCCGATCCGGACGCCAGGCATTCGGCGATCGTGGCGTTTCTCGCGGTGACCAGCCTCGGCCTTGCCGCGGTCGGGCTCCGCCAGCTCGTCTTCTTCCAGATCATCACTCTGACCTTGAAGATGATCCGAGAGGTGGCCGAGGACGCGTTCCATCGCATCCAGCGCTTTTCGACCGACTGGCATGCCAATGCCTTCGCCGGTTCGACCGTGCGCAAGATCACGCGCGGCATGTGGGCGCTCGATCTGTTGAACGATACGCTCCTGATCGCGCTTCTGCCGTCCTTCGTGGTGCTTGTCGGCGCAACCGCGCTTCTCGGCGCCTTCTGGCCGGTGATGGGGCTCGTCATCGGGCTGGGCGCGCTCGCCTATATCGCCGTCACCGTCACCCTGTCGGTGGGCTGGGTCGCACCCGCGGCGACGCTCGCCAATGCCTGGGACACGCGGCTCGGCGGCGCGCTCGCCGATGCGGTGAGCTGCAATGCCGTCGTCAAGGCGTTCGGGGCCGAGGATCGCGAGGAGGCGGGTCTCACGCGCATCCTGGCGAAATGGCAGCACCGCACGCGGCGCACCTGGCGGCGTGGCACGGTCGGCGCGGGCGCGCAGGGGCTGATGATGGTCGTCATCCAGGCGGGCATTCTCGGTGTCGCACTCGTTCTGTGGCAGCGGGGCGCGGCAAGCGCCGGCGATGTCGCCTTCGTCCTCACCATGTTCTTCGTGGTGCAGGGGCATCTGCGCGATATCGGCATGCACATCCGCAACCTGCAGCGGTCCGTCAACGATCTCGAAGAGCTCGTCGCGCTGAACCGCGTGCCGATCGCGATTGCGGACCGGCCGGGCGCGGGGGAGGCGAAGATCGCCGCGGGCCAAATCGTCTTCGACCATGTCGATTTCCACTACGGCAATCATACGACGCCGCTTTACCGGGATTTCTCGGTGAAGATTGCTGCGGGCGAGCGGGTCGGTCTCGTCGGCCATTCCGGTTCAGGCAAGACGACCTTCGTCAAGCTGATCCAGCGGCTCTACGACGTGACCGGCGGCCAGATCCTGATCGACGGCGAGGACATTGCCGCCGTGAGGCAGGCCTCGCTGCGCCGGAAGATCGCCATCGTGCAGCAGGAGCCGGTGCTCTTTCACCGCTCGCTCGCCGACAACATCGCCTATGGGCGCCCCGGCGCGTCGCAGGCGGAGATCGAGCAGGCGGCGCGGCTCGCCCATGCCGACGAGTTCATCTCACGGCTGCCGGAGGGCTACCGCACCATGGTGGGCGAGCGCGGCATCAAGCTGTCGGGCGGCGAACGCCAGAGGGTGGCGCTGGCACGCGCCTTCCTGGTCGACGCGCCGATCCTGATCCTGGACGAGGCGACCTCGGCGCTCGATTCCGAGAGCGAGGTGCTGATCCAGGATGCGATGGAGCATCTGATGGTCGGGCGCACGACGCTCGTCATCGCCCATCGTTTGTCGACGGTGCGTGCGCTCGATCGCATCCTCGTCTTCGACCGCGGGCAGATCGTGGAGGAGGGCGACCATGCCGCCCTCATCGGCCGCGAGGGCGGCATCTATCGCCGCCTCTTCGAGCGTCAGGCGCTGGAGCTGACGAAGGGTCTCGTCATGTAA